The Flavobacterium sp. IMCC34852 genome contains the following window.
TGTTAGAAGCTTCTAAATTGCGTTCAATTTGGTGACCCGGACGCGTCCATTTTGGTTTTTCTCCCAAGGATTGAAACTGCGAATCTTCGGCTTCAACGGTTTTAGGTTGCATGATTTTGATGAAGGGTTTTTGCGGAAGCAAACCAAGAGTTTCAAACATTTTCATGTCTTCATTCACATCAGGGTTTGGTGTGGTCAATAATTTATCGCCTGCAAAAATCGAATTCGCACCGGCAAAGAAACACATAGCTTGACCTTCGCGAGACATTTCGGTTCTTCCGGCAGAAAGGCGTACTTGGGTTTCGGGCATTACGATACGGGTAGTGGCTACCATTCGAATCATTTCCCAAATTTCAACCGGTTTTTCGTTTTCCATCGGTGTGCCTTCAACGGCTACTAAGGCATTAATCGGCACGGATTCCGGTTGCGGATTTAAAGTAGACAATGCTACTAACATTCCGGCTCTGTCTTCGATGCTTTCGCCCATTCCGATAATACCGCCACTGCATACCGTAACATTGGTTTTGCGGACGTTTTCTATGGTTTGCAAACGGTCTTCAAAACCGCGGGTTGAAATCACTTCTTTATAATAATCTTCAGAGGTATCCAGGTTGTGGTTGTAAGCATATAAACCGGCTTCGGCTAATCGTTGTGCTTGATTTTCGGTTAACATTCCGAGAGTACAGCATACTTCCATATCCAGTTTGTTGATGGTTCTCACCATTTCCAATACTTGGTCAAACTCTTCACCGTCTTTAACATTGCGCCAAGCAGCACCCATACAAACTCTCGAAGAACCGTTAGATTTGGCTCTAAGCGCTTGTGCTTTAACTTGGCTCACGGTCATCAAATCGTTGCCTTGAATATCGGTATGATAGCGAGCAGCTTGCGGACAATAACCACAATCTTCGGGACAACCGCCGGTTTTGATAGAGAGTAAAGTGGAAACCTGAACTACATTAGGATCGTGATGTTCACGGTGTACAGAAGCAGCTTCGTAAAGCAAATCCATTAAGGGTTTGTTGTATATGGCGATGATTTCTTCTTTGGTCCAATTGTGTTTAGTAATGCTCATAGGTAACATTTTATGTTGCCCCAAAAGTAGTCAATTTGTAATTAAGTTACAATTTGAAAAACAATAAAAGACGCTGATTAATCCTGTGCAGCCGTTTTGCTTCTGAAAAGTTGCATGGCTACAAAAACGACAATTACGCCTGAAGCAATTCCTTCAAACAATAGACCAATAGCGTATTCGTTGGCTGTTGGGCTTCCGCCGAAAAGAAATTCTCCTGAAAGATTGCTGACATACTCATTTCCGCCTCGGGCATAAATATAAGTCAGCAAACCGATAACGCTGAGTAAAACACCCGTAATAGCGGTTGTGCCTGCCGAAAGCAAATTAGAAACATAACCGGTTTTGCCTTCTTTGAAGTTGGATTGTAGTGTTCTGCTTACGCCATAGTAAACAAAGGCAGCGTTGAGCATTCTGAGGTAAATGACTTTAGACAAACCGAAGAACTCCATAATTAAAAAATAAAGGGCAATTCCGGCAAAGATCAGGATTCCGTTGACTATTTCTTTAGGTAGTTTCATCTTGATAGGGTTTAAAGGGATAATTAAACAAGTCTATCAAAATTAAGAAATTATCTGTAAAAATTTAATTATTTAACAGAAAAGAAAGTTTAGATTCAGTAAAATCAAATAAATATTAAATTATTTATAGTCGGCTGATGTGTTCTTGTGCGGTCAGTTTGTCAAGAGCCAACTGGCTTTTCAGCGCGTCTAAAGAGTCAAATTTTTGTTCATCACGCATTCTTTTCAGTAGTGAAACAGTGATGGTTTGACCATAAAGGTCTTCGTTAAAATCGAATAAATTGATTTCAATGGTTTGGGTAGTGCCGTTCACCGTAGGCCGATTTCCGATATTCATCATGCCGTAAACTGTTTGTTGGTTGTGTTGGCATTTGGCTACATAAACTCCGTTTTTAGGGATGAGTTTATAGTCTTCTTCGATGGTAATGTTGGCTGTTGGGTAACCGATGGTTCTGCCCAGTTGTTGGCCTTTGGTTACGATTCCGGTCAATGAATAATCATAGCCCAAATACTCGTTGGCCAATTCAATTTGACCTTCGCTTAAAGCGGTTCTGATTTTGGTGGAACTCACGGAAACAGCATTGATTTCTTGTACTGAAATTTGTTCCACTTCAAAGCCGTAGGTTTGGCCAAATTCAATCAGGTCATTAATGTCGGCCGTTCGGTTTCTTCCGAAACGATGGTCATAACCTATAATGATTTTCTTTAGTTTAAAAGTATCGACTAAAACCTGTTTGACAAAATCTTCGGCAGTTAGTCTCGAAAACTCTTTATCAAAAGGATGTACTACCAAATGGTCAACGCCTAAGTTGGCTAATAAGGCTATTTTTTCATTTAAGGTGTTGAGTTGTTTCATCTCGGTTCCTTCTTGGAGAACCATTCTTGGATGCGGAAAAAAAGTCAGCACTAAACTTTCACACTCATTTATTTTTGCCGAAGTGATAATTTGGTCCAATATTTTTTGGTGGCCAAGGTGCACACCGTCAAATGTACCAATGGTAACGATAGTTTGGCCGTTGGGTTTGAAGGAATGAATAGAATGATGTGTTTTCAACCGTTGATTTTTTACAAAAGTAAATTTTATTTTAAAAGAAAAGAGGATTGAAAATGAATTCAATCCTCTTTTTTAGTTTTGCGGCTATTAATTATTCTTTAATAAAACGCAATGTTTTGCTTTGTGTACCGTTAGAAACAGTGATTAAATAAACACCGCTGCTGTAATTTGTAGTATCAATAGATAAATCGTCAGCAGTTGTTATATTTTTTTGGGTGATTGTTTGACCTAAATAATTGTAAACAGTAACGTTTTTAACCAATTCAACTCCGGTAGGTACCGCAATGTTTAATACACTTTTAGTTGGGTTAGGGTAAACATAAATATCGTTTAAGGTTTCGAAAGTTTCGTTGCTTAACACGTTAACTGTAAATACTTTGCTATCTGTACTGGTAAATGATGCACCGTTAGCCACTACAATTGTACCATCAGTTGATTTGATGTCATAATAACCACTACCATAGTTACAACAAATTCCGTCACCATAAGAATCGTTAATGGTAAAGGTATAACAATTGTTGTTAGCCAATGTCCAGTTTTGGGTAAAGATGGCAGGAAGTGCTGCTGTATCTGTATACGGACCGCCACTGTATAAAATAGTTCCGGCTTGATTTTTTAAGTTCCAAGTAGTTTCTGAACCATACAAATCTCTTTGTAATCTAAATACATAATTATTGATAGTGTAGTTCGTTGGTCCGGCAGGAACAGTATAAGCTGCTGAAACGCTGTTGTTTGAAGCTCTTTGGTCAGTTACACCATTAGCGGTTGTAATAGTACCATTAAATGTTCCGTTAGTTCCGTTAGTTACCGGCATGTCAAAAGTAGCAAATTTGTTTGGTGCTAAATTTCCTGTCCAAGGGTAAGTATAGTTAGTTCCGCCATTAATGTTATAAGAAATAACGGCTGAAGTTAAATTAGCTGTTCCTCGGTTGTAGATGGTAACTTTTATGGTTGGTGAACTACCGCCACCACAAGCGCCACCGGCTGAAGCACAAACGTTTTCCAATTTCAATTCAGCATCGTTAGTGAATAGAGGAATGGCTTGGTCTCTTGTTGATGTTTTTAACGTAAGTCTTCGGGTTGCGTTGTTCATTACGGTTGTAATTCTGGCTTTTTGGTCTACAGTAAAGATGTTCATACAAGCATCATCAGTGTAATCCATATAGTTTTCAATCATGTCATTACCCGGTTGTGTGGTACATGAGTTAGTTCCTGTAGGGCAACCATAGTTGGGAGCAGCAGCTCTGGGAGTATCATTACAATAATCATCGGCAACACAGGCTGTTCCGTCTTCAGCCCAAATGTGACGCAATCCTAAAAAGTGGCCTACTTCGTGTGTCATGGTACGACCTTTATCAAAAGAAGTGTCGCCGTAAAGTCCGGTTGGGAAAATATTTCTTGAACCGAAATAAGAATAATTAGCCACAACACCATCAGTATTGGCTGATCCGCCATTAGTATTTAAACCGGTTAGTGTTGAGTTGCTTGGGAATTGAGCATATCCTAAAAGTGAACCGTCAGAGAATTGTACACTCCACATGTTCATATATTGAGTTGGGTCCCAAATCGTACTTGGTTTCACTGTGCTGTTGATGGCTGCAGTTGACCAAGAAGCTTCACAAAGATTGTGTCTTACAATTCCGTTAGTTGGGTTTCCGTTAGGATCTACTTTAGCCAAAGCAAATTGAACCATAGTGTCTGCTCCAACCGCATTAGAGTTAAAACCCGGAGTTCCTGACAAACGTCTGAAATCTTGATTCATTACGGTGATTTGCGACTCTACTTGACCATCTTGGATGTTAGGAGCAGTACCAAGAGCTTGACCGCTGTGGATAACGTGAACTACTACAGGAATAGTGATAATACCACCTGATTCAGAACGGAATTCCGGACTGTTTTTGTATCGTTCAACTAGCGGAGATAGCCAAGCTTCAAATTCAGCATCTGACATTCTTTTCGGATCATTCTCCTGAAGGAAATGCTCATATTCTGTTGACGCACAACGAATCAATCCTTGCGGAGAAACATTGGTGGCCGGTTTTCCAAAAACGGTTTTTTGTTTTGCTTCTTGACTGTATCCTATAGCTAGGGAAAACAGCAGAAACAAAGACATCATTGTAATTTTTTTCATGATTTTTAGTTTATTGAGTAATAAGATGTTGTAAATAGCCGATAAAAGTAAAAAAAAAAGATTCTTGAACGAAAAAAAACCATTAAAAATTGTTTAAACCCAGCAACTTTGTTCTTTTAATTCGTAATAATTTACGGAAAAATAAAATTTAGCCATTATTTTACCACAAAATTGAAACGGGAGGAGTTTTCGGATAAGATTATTGCGGCGTATTTTAAGGATTGATTTCTTGTAGCGTATTCGTTTTGAGCTACTTCCCGTTAAAATTATTCATGGTGTTGTTTAAACCGGCTAAGGCAAAAGATTCTATGATTTCTTTGGCTTTTTCGTAGCGTTCCGGTAGTTTGTTTTTTTCTTCTTCGGTCCACTCGCCTAAAACGTAATCTACTTGTTGTCCTTTTTTGAATTCGTCACTGATGCCAAAACGAAAACGCGGGTATTCGGAAGAGTTTAAAACGAGTTGGATGTTTTTTAAACCGTTGTGTCCGCCGTCGCTACCTTTGGCTTTGATGCGTATGGTGCCAAAAGGCAAATTCAAATCATCGGTAATCACCAAAACGTTTTCTTTGGCGATGTTTTCTTTTTCCATCCAATATTGCACCGCTTTACCACTTAAATTCATGTAAGTGTTGGGTTTCAAAAGGATTAGCTTTCTACCTTTGATGTTGTATTCTGTTATCGTTCCCAGTTTGGCCGTTTCAAAAGACAAGTTTTCTTTTTGTGCCACGTAATCTAAGACTTTAAAACCAATGTTGTGGCGGGTATTGACATATTCGGCACCGATGTTGCCCAGTCCGACGATAAGGTATTTCTTCATTTCCGGTATGTTTTCAGAAGTTGTAGTAGTAGTAAATAATTGGGTCAACCATTTCATGAGACAAAAGTAGCTAATTTGGAAATAAGTTAATTTGAAAATTTGTTTCCCAAAGTTTATAAAGCGCCTTTTGCTTATCATTTAGCCCCGATTGCAGCGGCTACCACGTAGCGCGAAAAGCGGGAATATGGCCCCGAAGCTTCGGGGTAAGAATGCCCGAGCCTTTCGCTCCTCAATAAAAAAGCCCCGTTTTTCAACGAGGCTTTCGGTATAAATTGGAAATGAATTATTTTTTCTTTCCTTTTGCCGGAGCTTTGGCTGCTTTGGCTGCTTCTTGAGCGGCTTTCATAGCGGCACGTGAAATCTTCACTTGACAAACCACGGTGTTGTCCGGGTGCATCAATTTGAAGTTGTTAGTCTCCAATTTGGTAACGTATAATTTGTTACCCATTTGCAATTCAGAGATGTTAGCTTCAACATAATCCGGAAGATTTTTTGGTAAAGCTTTTACTTTTAATCTTCTTTGGTTCAAACGCAAATCACCACCTAACAAAACCCCTGGTGAAGTACCTGTAATTTTCACAGGAACCTCCATAGTGATTTCTTTGCTTTCGTTTAATTGAAAGAAATCAATGTGTAAAATTTTGTCAGACACCGGGTGAAACTGAATGTCTTGAAGAATAACATTGGTAGTTTTTCCAGCCAAATCAACCACAACTGTGTGTGCGTTTGGAGTGTAAACCAAGCCTTTGAATGCTTTTTCTTCTGCTGCAAAATGCTGTGGTGTAGTTCCTCCGTAAATAACGCAAGGGACCATTCCAGCATCACGTAAGGCTTTAGTAGCTTTTTTGCCTACGCTTTCTCTTTCTTGTCCTTTAATCGTAATCGATTTCATTGTAAAAATATATAGTTAATAAATAAAATACTTTTTTGAGCTGACCGCTATTGGCTGTTAGCTTTTTTTTGGCGTTCCCCTTCGGGTCAGGCTTTCCGCAGTACAGGGTACTTGCTCCAATCCTTAACGCAATCTTTTTTTACATCAAGTCAGCTAATTGCTAACCGGTGAAAGCTGACCGCTACATCAAAAACTTCCCACTGATGGAATTGTTGTGTTGCACCATGTGCATTACTTCAGCGAAGAGCGGTGCACAACTCACCACTTTTATTTTGTTCGATTCTTTCTTTAACGGAATAGAATCGGTTACTATTAATTCTAATAATTTAGAGTTTTCTATTTTCTCATACGCTTCTCCCGAAAGGATGGCGTGAGTACATATCGCTCTAACACTTATGGCGCCTTTCTCCATCATCAAATCGGCGGCTTTAGCCAGTGTTCCTCCGGTGTCGATCATATCGTCTACCAAAATCACGTTTCTGCCTTTTACTTCCCCAATCAATTCCATCGTATCAATTACGTTGGCTGCTTTTCTTTGTTTGTAACAAATTACCACGTCTGATTCTAAAAACTTAGAGTAAGCGTAAGCTCTTTTTGAACCGCCCATGTCCGGAGAAGCAATTGTTAAATTTTCTAACTGCAAGCTCTTTACATAAGGTAAAAAGATAGTCGAAGCAAACAAATGGTCCACCGGTTTTTCAAAGAAACCTTGAATCTGATCGGCATGTAAATCCATCGTCATGATTCGAGTGGCGCCGGCAGTTTCCAATAATTTGGCTACTAATTTGGCTCCAATCGGCACTCTTGGTTTGTCTTTACGGTCTTGTCTGGCCCAACCAAAGTAAGGAATTACCGGAGTAATGTGTCGGGCTGACGCTCTTTTCGCAGCATCAATCATTAACAATAGCTCCATTAAATTATCGGCACTAGGAAAAGTAGAACAGACAATAAAAACGCGTAATCCTCTAATGGATTCTTCAAACGAAGGCTGAAACTCGCCATCACTATATCTTGAGAACGTAACTTTACCTAGCGGAATGCCATAGTTTTCAGCTATTTGTTCGGCTAAGTGGACGCTTTGTGAACAGGCAAATATCTTTGCTTCGGGCTCTAAATGCGACATTGTAATTCTTGTTGTTATTCCGCCGCGCCTATACAATTTGGCTTTGACCGTAGTCTGAAGCTTTCAGCATATAATTGCCTCGGAAGTAGTTAGTTAGTTGTGTGTTGCTTTAACGCGGTGCAAATTTAGAAATTAAATCCGACTCTGAAAGTATTTTTTTAGCTATTTTTTTGATGGTATGACAAAAATTTATTTACATTTGCACCCACAAAACACAAATGCCTTAATGCCCGGATGGCGGAATTGGTAGACGCGCACGACTCAAACTCGTGTTCTTAGGAGTGTGGGTTCGATTCCCACTCCGGGTACAAATGAAAAACCTCTCAGTAATGGGAGGTTTTTTTGTTTAAATTTGATTATGTTTTATATATATGCCATATCAAGTTTGAATAGAAATTATATTTATGTTGGGTTAACTGACAATATAGAAAGGAGATTTATGGAACATAATTCAGGAAAAAATAAAACAACAAAACCTTATTTACCATTTCAAGTAATTTACACAGAAGAATTCGAAACCAGAGTGGAGGCAAGAATCCGTGAAAAATATTATAAATCAGGAATTGGAAAAGAAAAGCTGAAGCAGATACGTGAACAGAGAGGATAAAAGGTTCGACCTGCCTGCCGGCAGGCAGGTTCCCACTCCGGGTACAAAAAGAAAAACCTCTCAGTAATGGGAGGTTTTTTTCTTTTCTACGCCTATTTACGTATTTCAACATAAAATTACTATTTTTATCTTGCTGAGGTAAATCAAGCCAAGATGAAAAAGCGCATTTGCATAGTAGAAGACGACAGAGACTTAAGAGAAGCTTTGTGCATGATGATTCAGTTTACCGAACATTATGAACTCGCCGGAAGTTTTGAAAATGCTGAAAAAGCACTTCAGTTTTTGCCCGAAACCGAACCGGACGCCATATTAATGGATATCAATTTGCCCGGTGAAAACGGCATACAATGCGTTACCAAACTCAAAAATATCAATCCCGATTATTTGGTTTTAATGTGTACTTCATATGAAGATGATGAAAAAATTTTCAAAAGCTTGGAAGTGGGTGCCAGTGGCTATATACTAAAAACCGAAGGTCCGGCCAAGATTATCAATGCTTTAGATGAATTGTTTGAAGGCGGAAGTCCAATGAGCAGTAGCATTGCTCGAAAAGTGGTCGCCAGTTTTTCTAAAATGGAATCCCAAAACCGTCTGACGGAGACGCTCACTGCTCGTGAAAAAGAAATATTGGAGTTGTTGGCCAAAGGCCAAATGAACAAAGAAGTCGCCAATCAGCTCGATATCAGTACCGGGACTGTGCGCAAACACATCCAGAATATTTATGAAAAACTACATGTAAATACTCGTGTAGAAGCGGTAAACCTTTATTTAAAACGATAATTTATCGCTTATGAAATCTTATGTTCAACTATTTGTTCTCTTGTTGTGCCTGAATTTGGCAGCTCAAAGTCCGATGGAGAAAAAGAAGTTGAATCAACTAAAAGCTTGTCAAGATAATCCTTGTAAGGTGAAAAGGACTTTTCTTATGGCCGAGCATTTTTTGGAAACTGATGACATCGAATCTTCTCAAAAATGGTTGCAAAAAACCAAAGATTTAGTATCGCCAAAGGTTACTGATACCACAACTGTTTTTATTCACAGTCTGCAGTCGGAATTGTTTTACTACATGGGATTGTTTCAGTTTGGGACTTACGAAGCCAAGAAAGGAATCGAAAAAGCCAAGCAACTCAATGACAGTACACTTATAGCAGATTCCTATTTCTTTCTGGGAATTAACCAAATGGAAATTAATGCTTTTAAAGAAGCCCATCAGTCGCTTTGGCAATCGAGAAATTTTTATCCGAAGCAATGGGCCAAAAAGTACATCAGAAGTTGCATCCAAAACGAGCATATCTACAATAATATTGCCCAATTGAAATTCAAAACCCGTGAATTAGATTCTGCTTTTTGGTACAACAAAAAAGCCTACCAAATGGCTCTACAAAACAACAGTAAGCGTGGAATCCCGAATGCAGAGCAAACTTTCGGTCAGATTTACTACACCAAAAAGCAAAAAGACAGCGCGATTTATTATTTCCAAAAAAGCGTACAATCCGCCCAAAAAAGTGTTTACTATGATATCGTTTTATTAAACTACGCTTATTTGATGGAATGCTATCAGGGAAACCCTGCATTGAGCGATTCGTGGTTTACCAAAGGAACCGATTTAATGAAGCAAAGAATCGTAAACATCGCTTTTCAAAGGTATTTTTACAACATAGCCTTATCGGTTTTTAAAGCCAATAACCAAGTCGAAAAAGCGGCCTATGTGCAAGATAAAATCATAGCCATTGATGATGAAACTCGATTAAAAGGAAACTTTTTCATACAAGACATTACCACGCAATATGCCCAGAATGAAAACAAACTTCTCAATCTTCAAATAGATGAACTGACCCAAGAAAGAAGATACACCTTTTTGCAATTGATAGCGGCACTTTTGGGTGTTTTGTTGTCGGTTTTATTCATTATTATTATTCGAAGAAAAAATAAAGTGCAACAAACCTTATTGAACCAAAAAAATGACATCAGCAAAGATTTGCATGACGATATAGGAAGCGGCTTGAGCAGTATTTTAATTCATGCTGACTTGCTGCTCAAGGACAAAAATGCCGAAGAAAAACAAAAGGTTTTGGCCAATAAAATTGTTCAAACCGGTAAAGAAATTTCCCAACAGCTTAACACTTTTATTTGGTCTTTGAATAATGACAATAATGGTTTGCAAAGTTTTGCGGAATACGTAAAACAATACGGAATGAATTTATTGGAAAGTACCGATATCGAATTTGAATTCACCACCAATATTGCGTCAAAAGAGACTATGGTTATTAACGGCAACCAAAGAAAACATTTGTTCATGTGTGTCAAAGAGTTGCTTAATAATGCCGTCAAACACGCCAAGGCTACCCAAATTGAGGTAGCGATTAATGCCAAGGATAAAAATGTTTTGGAGATAATGGTCCGCGATAACGGTCAAGGAATGAACAAAGAAAACCAGTTTGGTAACGGAATCACCAACGTTAAAAAGAGAGTAGAATTATTAGGCGGAAAGGTAATCTTTGACCAGCAAGCCGGACTCCAAGTAACCATCAATATTCCGTTAAAATAAACAAAGTGGTAATGGTCGTCATTAAGTTTAGATACGCCTTTTGGCGTATTTTTTATTTTTAATCGAATTCGGAATTCCCCTGTTTTAGAGTGTTTAGGGTCTTTTTTGATAAAGTTTAGTATGACAAATATCGTATTGTGAATGTTGATTTAATGAATGAATTTTAGGCATCTTTTTCTACAGTTAATTGGTAACTGTTTGAAAAGCAATCTGCTAAAAGTTCATCACCATGATAAAAAAAATACTACTGTCGTTAATAATTCTTTCAGGATTCGAAAGCAAAGCACAAGTTGGGATCAACACTACAACGCCCAAAGCCCAACTCGAAATCAAATCCTCCAACGAAGCCACGCCGGCCAATAACGATGGTTTGTTAATCCCAAAAATAAATGCCTTTCCGGTGACGAACCCAACGGCTGACCAACAAGGAATGTTAGTGTATTTAACTACTACAGTGGGTGCCAACACACCTGGGTTTTATTTTTGGAACAACCCAACAACAGCTTGGCTTCCTGTAAAAGGAACTGATGGCGGAACACTAGACCAAGCCTACGATTTTGGCGGAGCCGGAAACGGAAGAACCATAACCGCTGATGCGGGCGCAGTCACCATAGCCGGAACAGACGGTTTGGTTTCAACAGGAATTTCTGGAAGTGGTGCTCTGGCACCTTCAGGAGCCGGAACCAGAATGGTTTGGAATCCGAGGAAAGCTGCTTTTAGAGCTGGTGGTGTTAGTGGAACGCAATGGGATGATGCCAATATTGGCAGTGGTTCTGTTGCTTTTTCCGGAGGAACAGCTTCAGGATCTAGTTCCTTTGCAGGAGCAGGATCAACAGCTTCAGCAACTAATTCCTTTGCAGGAGCAGGAGGCACAGCAAACGGACAAAGTTCTGTTGCCTTCGGTCAAGGAACCGTTGTCAATAGTGTAGATTCGATAGCGGCCGGATTTTTTTGTACAACATCTTCATCAAGATCTGTTGCATTTGGGAGTGTTAATACAGCTAGTGGTTCCAGTTCAACTGTTTTTGGAGAAAATTCAACAGCAAGTGGAGGAACAGCAACGGCTTTTGGGAACTCTAATGTTGCCAGTGGAAATATTGCTACAGCATTTGGTAGAAATAATACGGCTTTCAGTTATGGTGAAACTGTTTTAGGAATCGGCGCCACCACTTACACCCCATCAACAAATGGCGCCACACAATTTAGAGCTGCTAATGCCACTGACAGATTATTTGTAATTGGGAATGCCATTGATGCCGATAATGACAATACCGTAGATTTGGCTGAAAGAAGCGATGCGATGGTGGTTTTGAAAAATGGAAGCACCGGTATTGGAACATCTACACCAAATGCCTTACTAGATGTAGCTTCAAACAATAAAGGTGTCATGGTGCCCAGAGTATCTTTGACCTCAGCCAATGTTGCCAGTCCAATAATTAATCCAAATGGAGGAGCTTTACCGGAAAGTACATTAGTATATAATACTGCTACTGCTGGGGCAGGAGCTAATGAAGTCACCCCTGGTTTTCATTATTGGGATGGAACTAAATGGGTAAAATTGGAGGAGAATAATGGGAAAACCAAATATTATACAGCCATTGGAACTTCCAGTATAGTAGGAGTAGGTTCTGCAAAAACACCAATGTCACAAATGCAAATTACTTTTACTCCAAAGTCTAGTGTGGTTTTAGTGAGTTTTTCAGCTTCAGGAAACAATACTTCTCCAGGCACTTTTTCTGATTTTCAATCAGTTGTTTTCTTTGATTTGTTGTTGAATGGATCATTGGTTAAAGGATTTCAAACATCAGAGGTAAATACCGACGAATCTGTGGGCAGAACCACTTGGGACACTAATATTTTATACCCAGTAACAGTTACTCCTTTTGTGACACAAACCATCTCTATTAATTGGGCTAGTAGTACTAGTATTGCGGCTAATATTACAACCCCAATCTCTATACCAAGCTCCTCACTTACCTTAAATTCACATAGGGTTTTGAGTGTAATTGATCCCGAAGGTGGTGGAGGAATTGTAACACCTATTACACCTCCGGTTACCAATCAGTTTTGGAGTATAAACGGGAATTCAGGTACGAATTCTTCAACCAATTTTATGGGAACTCTAGACAATCAAGATGTTGTGTTTAGAAGGAACGGTGCATTATCTGGTAGATTAAATAGTTCAAATACTTCATTTGGCGTCAATAGTTTATTAAATATAACTTCAGGAACGGGAAATACTGCTATTGGGACTTCTGCATTTTCTTCTTTAACGACAGGCTCAAACAATA
Protein-coding sequences here:
- a CDS encoding GIY-YIG nuclease family protein, yielding MFYIYAISSLNRNYIYVGLTDNIERRFMEHNSGKNKTTKPYLPFQVIYTEEFETRVEARIREKYYKSGIGKEKLKQIREQRG
- a CDS encoding 50S ribosomal protein L25/general stress protein Ctc; translation: MKSITIKGQERESVGKKATKALRDAGMVPCVIYGGTTPQHFAAEEKAFKGLVYTPNAHTVVVDLAGKTTNVILQDIQFHPVSDKILHIDFFQLNESKEITMEVPVKITGTSPGVLLGGDLRLNQRRLKVKALPKNLPDYVEANISELQMGNKLYVTKLETNNFKLMHPDNTVVCQVKISRAAMKAAQEAAKAAKAPAKGKKK
- the bioB gene encoding biotin synthase BioB, which translates into the protein MSITKHNWTKEEIIAIYNKPLMDLLYEAASVHREHHDPNVVQVSTLLSIKTGGCPEDCGYCPQAARYHTDIQGNDLMTVSQVKAQALRAKSNGSSRVCMGAAWRNVKDGEEFDQVLEMVRTINKLDMEVCCTLGMLTENQAQRLAEAGLYAYNHNLDTSEDYYKEVISTRGFEDRLQTIENVRKTNVTVCSGGIIGMGESIEDRAGMLVALSTLNPQPESVPINALVAVEGTPMENEKPVEIWEMIRMVATTRIVMPETQVRLSAGRTEMSREGQAMCFFAGANSIFAGDKLLTTPNPDVNEDMKMFETLGLLPQKPFIKIMQPKTVEAEDSQFQSLGEKPKWTRPGHQIERNLEASNKGK
- a CDS encoding M43 family zinc metalloprotease — translated: MKKITMMSLFLLFSLAIGYSQEAKQKTVFGKPATNVSPQGLIRCASTEYEHFLQENDPKRMSDAEFEAWLSPLVERYKNSPEFRSESGGIITIPVVVHVIHSGQALGTAPNIQDGQVESQITVMNQDFRRLSGTPGFNSNAVGADTMVQFALAKVDPNGNPTNGIVRHNLCEASWSTAAINSTVKPSTIWDPTQYMNMWSVQFSDGSLLGYAQFPSNSTLTGLNTNGGSANTDGVVANYSYFGSRNIFPTGLYGDTSFDKGRTMTHEVGHFLGLRHIWAEDGTACVADDYCNDTPRAAAPNYGCPTGTNSCTTQPGNDMIENYMDYTDDACMNIFTVDQKARITTVMNNATRRLTLKTSTRDQAIPLFTNDAELKLENVCASAGGACGGGSSPTIKVTIYNRGTANLTSAVISYNINGGTNYTYPWTGNLAPNKFATFDMPVTNGTNGTFNGTITTANGVTDQRASNNSVSAAYTVPAGPTNYTINNYVFRLQRDLYGSETTWNLKNQAGTILYSGGPYTDTAALPAIFTQNWTLANNNCYTFTINDSYGDGICCNYGSGYYDIKSTDGTIVVANGASFTSTDSKVFTVNVLSNETFETLNDIYVYPNPTKSVLNIAVPTGVELVKNVTVYNYLGQTITQKNITTADDLSIDTTNYSSGVYLITVSNGTQSKTLRFIKE
- a CDS encoding bifunctional riboflavin kinase/FAD synthetase: MKTHHSIHSFKPNGQTIVTIGTFDGVHLGHQKILDQIITSAKINECESLVLTFFPHPRMVLQEGTEMKQLNTLNEKIALLANLGVDHLVVHPFDKEFSRLTAEDFVKQVLVDTFKLKKIIIGYDHRFGRNRTADINDLIEFGQTYGFEVEQISVQEINAVSVSSTKIRTALSEGQIELANEYLGYDYSLTGIVTKGQQLGRTIGYPTANITIEEDYKLIPKNGVYVAKCQHNQQTVYGMMNIGNRPTVNGTTQTIEINLFDFNEDLYGQTITVSLLKRMRDEQKFDSLDALKSQLALDKLTAQEHISRL
- a CDS encoding response regulator, whose product is MKKRICIVEDDRDLREALCMMIQFTEHYELAGSFENAEKALQFLPETEPDAILMDINLPGENGIQCVTKLKNINPDYLVLMCTSYEDDEKIFKSLEVGASGYILKTEGPAKIINALDELFEGGSPMSSSIARKVVASFSKMESQNRLTETLTAREKEILELLAKGQMNKEVANQLDISTGTVRKHIQNIYEKLHVNTRVEAVNLYLKR
- the pth gene encoding aminoacyl-tRNA hydrolase, which produces MKWLTQLFTTTTTSENIPEMKKYLIVGLGNIGAEYVNTRHNIGFKVLDYVAQKENLSFETAKLGTITEYNIKGRKLILLKPNTYMNLSGKAVQYWMEKENIAKENVLVITDDLNLPFGTIRIKAKGSDGGHNGLKNIQLVLNSSEYPRFRFGISDEFKKGQQVDYVLGEWTEEEKNKLPERYEKAKEIIESFALAGLNNTMNNFNGK
- a CDS encoding ribose-phosphate pyrophosphokinase, with the translated sequence MSHLEPEAKIFACSQSVHLAEQIAENYGIPLGKVTFSRYSDGEFQPSFEESIRGLRVFIVCSTFPSADNLMELLLMIDAAKRASARHITPVIPYFGWARQDRKDKPRVPIGAKLVAKLLETAGATRIMTMDLHADQIQGFFEKPVDHLFASTIFLPYVKSLQLENLTIASPDMGGSKRAYAYSKFLESDVVICYKQRKAANVIDTMELIGEVKGRNVILVDDMIDTGGTLAKAADLMMEKGAISVRAICTHAILSGEAYEKIENSKLLELIVTDSIPLKKESNKIKVVSCAPLFAEVMHMVQHNNSISGKFLM